The Rhizobium leguminosarum genome includes a window with the following:
- the nthB gene encoding nitrile hydratase subunit beta, with the protein MKLQHYLGGLEGLGPVSTETRVFVETWETRIFGIHTAMMALSSQLPLPPTPSKFTTVWTWADLRKGAESLNPFDYFKFRYYEKWLGGISGYFIDNEYITADELDALTEEYYSDPSKSVPAAGDAAIDNRVVQYLVEGDSPKRDTNVSFDFAVGDLVSIKNVPSIEHTRLPGFLRNKSGTVETVYDGAYVYLCDTGTDGIGAAMPVYCIRFEPEDLWPGNTEKNFSLYADLYSHYVEAPAAASAKQAA; encoded by the coding sequence ATGAAACTGCAACACTATCTGGGCGGGCTTGAGGGTCTAGGCCCTGTGAGCACCGAGACTCGCGTTTTCGTCGAGACCTGGGAAACCCGCATCTTCGGCATCCATACGGCGATGATGGCGCTTTCCTCGCAACTGCCACTTCCCCCGACACCGTCCAAATTCACGACTGTTTGGACATGGGCGGACCTTCGAAAGGGTGCCGAATCCCTGAACCCGTTCGATTATTTCAAATTCCGCTATTACGAAAAATGGCTCGGCGGCATCTCCGGCTACTTCATCGACAACGAATATATCACCGCGGACGAACTCGACGCGTTGACGGAAGAATATTATAGCGATCCGTCGAAGTCGGTTCCGGCCGCCGGCGACGCGGCCATCGACAACCGGGTGGTGCAATATCTCGTCGAAGGCGACAGCCCGAAGCGCGACACCAATGTGTCTTTTGATTTCGCGGTCGGCGACTTGGTTTCAATCAAGAACGTTCCCTCCATCGAGCACACCAGGCTTCCAGGCTTTCTTCGCAACAAGAGCGGTACCGTCGAGACGGTTTATGACGGAGCCTACGTCTACCTTTGCGATACGGGGACAGACGGAATCGGCGCTGCAATGCCCGTCTACTGCATTCGGTTTGAACCGGAAGACCTCTGGCCCGGCAACACTGAGAAAA
- a CDS encoding DUF1097 domain-containing protein: MPPLVASMISLGVLGAIDTYITATVFPVPVWVTFIAWASFFACGGGQRGLIKSIVSNGTGIIIATITLLIIQFGPAYPIFAAVLVGLGTSAMVLASSIPILSFTPAIVFGFASFVGTTAATNTTVVTSGINHPTLVAMAAMLLGGVFGLLSETGTNLLAAKKPVTA, translated from the coding sequence ATGCCCCCTCTCGTTGCCTCAATGATCAGCCTTGGCGTCCTGGGCGCGATCGATACCTACATTACTGCAACCGTATTTCCCGTTCCCGTCTGGGTGACTTTCATCGCCTGGGCTTCCTTCTTCGCTTGCGGCGGTGGCCAGCGCGGACTGATCAAAAGCATTGTTTCGAACGGGACGGGCATCATCATCGCCACGATCACGCTCCTGATCATCCAGTTCGGACCAGCCTATCCAATCTTCGCTGCCGTCCTGGTCGGTCTCGGCACGTCGGCAATGGTCCTGGCTTCCTCCATTCCGATACTGAGCTTCACACCAGCAATCGTCTTTGGCTTCGCCTCCTTTGTTGGCACGACGGCCGCCACCAACACCACCGTTGTGACCTCCGGCATCAATCATCCAACACTCGTTGCGATGGCCGCCATGCTGCTTGGGGGCGTGTTCGGGTTGCTCTCCGAAACGGGCACCAATCTCCTGGCGGCCAAGAAGCCGGTCACCGCCTAA
- a CDS encoding CobW family GTP-binding protein, giving the protein MSKLKTTILTGFLGAGKTTLLNRILSLGSAERVAVIVNEYGEVGIDGQLVVQTKDEIVELNNGCICCTVRDDLIAAIRSLLASGRPIDRFIIETSGLADPAPVIQSFILDEVLSARLELDAIVTVVDARHISRQLSQEEAVEQISFADVLLLNKIDLEGEYRLLEIERDLTRRNPLARIIRTNSCDVELADVLGIGAFDLKNILAIDPNILDEHVHEHDQTIGCVAIRDYEALDPVALNGWLTRLVQEIGTDLFRMKGVLNFAGEARRYVFHGVHMTLEGRPGKIWPPSEARVSDMVFIGRNLDEGGLREGFRSCLAKPHALAS; this is encoded by the coding sequence ATGTCGAAGTTGAAAACGACAATCCTGACGGGGTTTCTGGGCGCGGGGAAGACAACCCTGCTGAACCGGATCTTGAGCTTGGGAAGCGCCGAGCGTGTCGCCGTCATCGTCAACGAGTATGGGGAGGTCGGGATAGATGGACAGCTCGTCGTTCAGACCAAGGATGAAATCGTCGAACTCAACAATGGTTGCATTTGCTGCACGGTCCGTGACGATCTTATCGCCGCCATCCGCAGCCTGCTCGCATCTGGACGACCAATCGACCGTTTCATAATCGAGACGTCGGGGCTCGCCGACCCCGCCCCGGTCATACAGTCGTTCATTCTCGACGAGGTTCTATCGGCAAGGCTTGAGCTCGATGCGATCGTCACCGTCGTCGATGCGCGTCACATATCGCGCCAGCTCTCGCAGGAGGAGGCGGTCGAGCAGATCAGTTTCGCCGACGTCCTCTTGCTCAACAAGATCGATCTTGAAGGCGAATATCGTTTGCTCGAAATCGAACGCGACCTTACGAGGCGCAACCCGCTGGCCCGGATCATCCGCACAAATTCGTGCGACGTGGAACTGGCCGACGTTCTGGGGATCGGCGCCTTCGACCTCAAGAACATTCTGGCGATCGATCCGAACATTCTGGACGAACATGTCCACGAGCACGACCAGACGATCGGCTGCGTCGCCATCCGCGACTACGAGGCTCTCGACCCGGTCGCCCTCAACGGTTGGCTAACGCGGCTTGTCCAGGAGATCGGCACCGATCTTTTCCGCATGAAGGGCGTATTGAACTTCGCAGGCGAGGCGCGGCGATACGTCTTCCATGGCGTCCATATGACCCTGGAAGGACGCCCCGGCAAGATCTGGCCTCCCTCGGAGGCTCGCGTTAGCGACATGGTCTTTATCGGTCGCAATCTGGACGAAGGTGGCTTGCGCGAGGGCTTCAGAAGCTGCCTTGCCAAGCCTCATGCGCTCGCTTCCTGA
- a CDS encoding MFS transporter: MSVQEMTSQIKPKAHDLDRNTKRTVFAAALGTVFEWYDFFIYCSLAAFFSTLFFPKGNETAALLAALATFGAGFVLRPFGAIVFGRLGDLVGRKKTFLVTMLVMGLATAAIGLLPTYDSIGWAAPALLVGLRLLQGLAVGGEFGGAVTYVAEHSDRDRRGLTTSWIQITATLGLFLSLIVIVLCRSSLSAEDFASWGWRIPFIGSILLLILSLYIRLKLHESPVFQEMKAQGKGSKNPIAETLGDRKNLRLVLVAIFGVVAGQAVIWYTGHFYSLYFMTTILKLTQDQANFYMLVALTLGTPFFLFFGWLSDRIGRKWIVVTGCALSALLIMPLFQALATYGNPVLTEFRAKTSVVLVGNDCNHDQSFIGQLFRPQATTECQKVKALLTGRAVPYTVKVDPEPLRIQINGGEAKTLNEGELVAALTGVGMPAANAPVQPNGPMVVLVLFALVFLATMVYGPLGALLVELFPVRIRYSGVSVALQLGNGWIGGFAPFVATAVVLTTGNIFGGLWYTVAFAGLTAVIGALLLPETRGRDLNT; the protein is encoded by the coding sequence ATGTCTGTTCAAGAGATGACTTCACAGATCAAGCCAAAAGCGCACGATCTGGACCGCAACACGAAACGGACCGTTTTTGCGGCCGCGCTCGGAACCGTTTTCGAATGGTACGACTTCTTTATCTACTGCTCCCTTGCCGCCTTCTTCAGTACGCTGTTCTTCCCGAAGGGCAACGAGACGGCCGCCTTGCTCGCAGCGCTGGCGACCTTCGGCGCGGGCTTCGTCCTTCGGCCTTTTGGTGCAATCGTCTTTGGAAGGCTCGGTGACCTTGTTGGCCGGAAGAAAACCTTCCTTGTAACCATGCTGGTCATGGGTCTTGCCACGGCGGCCATCGGTCTGCTGCCGACATACGATTCCATCGGCTGGGCGGCGCCGGCTTTGCTGGTCGGGCTGCGCCTGCTGCAGGGGTTGGCGGTTGGCGGCGAGTTTGGGGGCGCGGTGACCTACGTTGCGGAGCATTCCGACCGCGATCGGCGGGGGCTCACGACAAGCTGGATTCAGATCACCGCAACGCTTGGTTTATTCTTGTCGCTGATCGTGATCGTTCTTTGCCGGTCCTCGTTGTCGGCGGAGGATTTTGCGAGTTGGGGATGGCGGATACCCTTCATTGGTTCAATCCTGCTTTTGATCCTGTCGCTCTATATCCGCCTGAAGCTGCACGAGTCGCCGGTCTTCCAGGAAATGAAGGCGCAGGGAAAAGGCTCGAAGAACCCGATCGCCGAGACCTTGGGTGACCGCAAGAACCTGCGCCTTGTGCTGGTAGCGATCTTCGGCGTCGTCGCGGGGCAGGCGGTCATCTGGTACACGGGCCATTTCTACAGCCTGTATTTCATGACGACCATACTAAAGCTGACCCAGGATCAGGCAAACTTCTACATGCTCGTTGCCCTTACGCTCGGCACCCCGTTCTTCCTGTTCTTCGGTTGGCTTTCCGACAGGATCGGACGCAAGTGGATCGTCGTGACGGGATGCGCTTTGTCGGCGCTGCTGATCATGCCGCTTTTCCAAGCACTGGCGACCTATGGCAATCCTGTGCTGACAGAGTTCCGCGCCAAAACGTCAGTGGTACTGGTGGGCAATGACTGCAACCACGACCAATCCTTTATCGGACAATTGTTCCGGCCGCAGGCAACGACGGAATGCCAGAAGGTGAAGGCGCTGCTGACTGGGCGTGCCGTTCCTTACACCGTGAAGGTCGACCCAGAACCTCTCCGAATCCAGATCAACGGTGGCGAGGCTAAAACCCTGAATGAGGGCGAACTCGTTGCCGCCCTGACGGGAGTGGGGATGCCGGCGGCAAATGCCCCGGTCCAGCCGAATGGTCCCATGGTCGTCCTCGTGCTCTTTGCCTTGGTCTTCCTGGCGACAATGGTCTACGGACCGCTCGGGGCGCTTCTGGTCGAACTCTTTCCCGTTCGGATACGGTACAGCGGTGTTTCGGTTGCCCTGCAACTCGGCAATGGATGGATTGGTGGATTTGCGCCTTTCGTGGCAACGGCAGTTGTGCTCACGACAGGAAACATCTTCGGCGGTCTCTGGTACACGGTAGCCTTTGCCGGTTTGACGGCAGTGATTGGTGCACTTCTCCTTCCGGAAACGCGGGGGCGCGATCTGAACACATAA
- a CDS encoding alpha/beta fold hydrolase: MHIETMTIGDTVVHVSGAGLPLVFVHGFTTTAQFWREQIEAFSSRYRVIRIDLPGHGVSPRPEGRSYTIAAFANDILAVYRALEIDEAILVGLSMGGTVAQTFTLSHPERVLALVLVGATPHGLGADVNVDNVLKAIDDLGVVQASQNVIERSFGRTAGRDLVEFARQEVAQTPAFVAREAIASLNASDSRANLHDIGVPTLVVVGTEDIITPPGESVVLAEGIPESRLEVIADAGHFPMLEQPQVFNHVLESFLKDCDSRFSRSSGTGLSRQTV; the protein is encoded by the coding sequence GCCGGTTTGCCGCTTGTGTTCGTGCACGGGTTCACGACCACAGCCCAATTCTGGCGGGAGCAAATTGAGGCGTTCTCGTCCCGTTACAGGGTCATCCGCATCGATCTTCCAGGACACGGTGTATCGCCACGACCGGAGGGACGCAGCTACACAATCGCGGCCTTCGCAAATGATATCCTGGCGGTCTATCGTGCACTCGAAATCGACGAAGCCATTCTCGTCGGCCTCTCAATGGGAGGAACGGTGGCGCAGACCTTTACCCTGTCCCACCCCGAGCGTGTCCTCGCGCTTGTGCTTGTCGGGGCAACGCCCCACGGACTTGGCGCGGATGTCAATGTCGACAATGTTCTCAAGGCCATCGATGACCTCGGCGTTGTCCAGGCGAGCCAGAATGTCATCGAGCGTTCGTTCGGCCGTACAGCCGGCAGAGACCTTGTCGAATTTGCCAGACAAGAGGTTGCCCAAACGCCGGCTTTTGTTGCACGGGAGGCGATCGCCTCACTCAATGCGTCGGACAGCCGGGCCAATCTTCACGATATCGGCGTCCCCACGCTGGTCGTGGTCGGCACTGAGGACATCATCACGCCACCCGGAGAATCCGTTGTTCTCGCAGAGGGTATTCCGGAAAGCCGGCTTGAGGTTATAGCGGACGCGGGTCATTTCCCGATGCTCGAGCAGCCGCAGGTCTTCAACCATGTCCTCGAGAGCTTTCTCAAGGACTGCGATAGTCGTTTTTCTCGGTCGAGCGGCACCGGCCTCTCGCGTCAAACCGTTTGA